AAGACGATGGAAAGGTGGTCATCGGAGGGTATTTTACCCAATACAATGGAATCCAGCAGAACCGTATTGCCCGCATCAACCCGAATGGCTCCTTAGATACTTCCTTTAATACCGGAACAGGCGCCGACGAGGAAATCCGTGCGCTCGGCCTACAATCTGACGGAAAGCTTTTGGTAGGAGGTTTCCTTAATACCTTTAATGGTACAGCGGTGCCACGCATTGCACGTCTTCAGCCCGATGGCAGCTTGGACGCTACCTTTAATCCCGGCAGCGGTACCCAAGGCATCATCTATAACTTCCTGATGCTGGAAGGCGATTACAGTTTTGCCACGGGAAGTTTTCCCTCCTATGATGGCACGGCTTACAGTGGGATAGTTCGCCTGTCCCCCGATGGAAGTGTGGACAGCTCATTTGATCCCGGCACAGGCCTATCAGGCTCCATGCAGATAGGGGTTACCACTGCCTTGCAGGCAGATGGAAAATTGCTTACTGGCGGACTCTTTACCGCATATGATAACAATAGTGTAGGCAGTATTGTACGAATTTCCAATAGTATGCTTGGCACACCAACAGATATTTCACAGGAAACCAATATTGTGCTCTATCCCATTCCCGTAACAGACGTACTCCAAATAGAAAATAATACCCACCTCCCGCTACAGTCGGTCACCGTTTATGATATAACAGGAAGAAAGGTGTTTAGTAAGGCCCTGGGCAAGACGGCATCTTCCGGCATTGATCTTTCAACCTTAACAGCCGGAAGCTATCTGTGCAGTATTACCGATGGAAATAGAGTTTGGAACAAGCATTTCATCAAGGAATAAAATACATGTTATTCTCAAAAAACCCATCGGTTTATGCCACTTCCACCTTGGGGAATTATCGTCCCACAACTTACATCATACCTAGAAAAATCCGTGGCCAGTGGCATAACCTTTAGGGGGCAGCCAACTCCCGTATTATTTCACTATTCAAACATCAGTTCCTACCCTCACTCCCATCATTATGGCAGGTAGCTTGCTGGGTTTACTTTTGCTCTGGTTTCTCAATAGCATAAGCACCCATAGTATCAATTTAGAATTTGAAAATACCCCTTTTTAGGTATTTACAACCCTTAGAATGTTTTATAAGTTTGAAGTTCAAAATTATACTATGATGAAAAATTACGTTTTGTTTTTTATGGTACTGCTATTAGTAGGGTGCTCCAAATCTGATGACACTTCCGAAGATCAACTTGGGCCTGGCCCTTGGGACGAAAATATTGCGGGCGGAAACCTAAAGATAAGTTTGGAGCCCATAATAAGCCATCAGCAAGTGGGTAGTAACGAAGCCGACATTGCATACATATGCAGGGATGAAATACCCCGCAAACCCTTGACTATTTTTCAGTTTAAGGTGTACGTGCCCACCTATTTGGAAACAGGATATTCTTCAGGAATTGAAAATTTCACCGTTGACGTGTTTTACGATAACACCACCTCAGAATCCTTAGATATCAATTTGGATTATGAGAACCAAGTATTTGATGAGCTCACGCAGCTTCAATACTCCGTGTATGCGGTGTATGTGTTTAATAGAAATGTTAAAATATATCGTGAGAACCTCGAGCAGATTAAGGCAGCGTTTGATGTGGTGTATAAAGACGATGAAGGCGAAGAACTGTATCGCGGCAGTAAGGAAATTGTTTATAATATAAGCACCAATGAAGAAGCTTGCAGCCCTACAGGAGGAACAGGACAAGGAGCAATAATGTTTTTCAAGAGTGAGGAGTATGGATGTAATATTGGCCTACGGGTGTATATGACGGGGCCTTCGGGAAATGGGGAAGGTACCATTCGGGAGATGTATGATTTTTACAATAATGCACCCTACACAAACTGTGGCACCAATGATCCCGGGCTCTTGGTTTTTGACTCGTTAATACCAGGCTCCTATACCTTTTGGGCCACCTGCGATGGCGTGGAAATATTTCCTCAGCAAACCATAGAAATTTACAATGACAATTGCCAAGCCTTTGAATTTAAAAGTCCTTAATAAAAGGAAACTCTTTTTAAGCAACAAAAACCTTTAACAGATAATACTTATTTTAAATTAAATGATTTTGCACACCAAAACTATTCTAATGAACTTGAAACAACTCATATTTTTTCTTTGCCTTGCCATTTTTTGCAATTCCTGTGAAATTAATGACGCGCCGGAAGATTCAGAAACGGAAGAGGAACAACAACAAAATGATGAAACGCAAGAAGAATTATTTGGGGCTATAATGCTGTATGATTGCAGTTGCACCTTAGTGACAGCAGGAAGTCCTATTTACAATTGCCATGCGGACGGTACCGTAACTTCAGACCGAGTGGAACTTCTGAAGGATGGAGTGTTGGTAGCCACTGGCTTTGTAGTGCTTGACGCTGGAGTATCCAGCAATGACGATTGTGGGGAAGACGGTGCAATGACCGTTACTGGCTTGGCAGAAGGCACTTACAATATTAAAGTGTATTGTGGAAATAGCGACACTTTAATTCAAACAACCAGTATTAGTGTATCGGCTGGTATTTGCAGAACAAAATATCTCTTTTAAAGCAGCCGAACAGCTTTATAATTCCGGTAATTGCTTCCAATTTTCTGGGTTATAGCTGTTATCCATTTTTTCAAGGGCTATTAGTACTTGGGCAAGACTGCGCAACAAGGCGGCGTTAGGCTCCTTTTTTAGAATAGATCCAATAACGTGTTCCCGAAGGTTTGGGTGGGTTTGCCGCATCTGTTGCACGTGTTTGGTCAATGCTTCTTCGGCCATGATCACTTGCTGTTTAGCCAACTTCTGATCCAAAATGGCGTCCTCATACTTATCTATTACCTTATCATAGGCATTAAACCCCTCTAGGGTATCCAGTAGGTTGACCCCGCCTTCTTCTGGCGGTAGGTTGCCCAGTTGCTTTAGTTCGCGCATAATGGCTGGTTGGTCTAGCGCTGGTTGTGAGATAAGCCATTCTTGAAATTCCTGCGCCGTGCCCTCGGTTATCAGCTGTAGTAGTTTTTCACGGTATTTCATAGTAGCTATTTGTTTTGATGGTTTTATAGTTTGCTGCATACATACTTTTTAGATTTAAATCTTTATGCTTTAAAATGTGCAACTCAACCAACTGCGGACACGTACGGGAAGCCAGCGCCAACCTTCGAATTTAAATTTAATGATTCACTTTGCATACCGCAAAAGTTTTTCTATCAGACAATAAATATACATAATAAGTCTTGTCAAACTTATTTTCCGTAATTGAGGAATTAGACATATTCAGTATATCAAGTTTATTTTGATATAGGTAATCATCCAATTCAATATTTAAATAGTAGTTACCTTCTTTAAATTTCTCACTTGTCATGATGGCCTTTTCCAAGTTTTGAAAAGCCAAGGAATCAACGTTGTAAAAGAGGTATTCCATCATAGGCTTAAGAAACCCTCTATCTTTACCTGATTGAATCAACGTGATATTATGGTAGTTGCTATCAAATTCTGCCATGGCAAGAACCTCATCAAATAGTTGAGTATCTCTTTGACATCCTACAAATAGTAACGCGATGAATATTAAAAGGAGTTGGTTCAATTTTAATGATTTAATACAACTGCTTGATTTTCAATACTATTGATTTGCATGTATACGCTTTGGTTGTATTTTTGGGGTAATTTAGGTGATTTTTAGAAGTTTTTCAGTGCTTCCTATTTTCATTATTGGGCAAATGAATACTATTCTTTTGAAGAACGGGATGGGTACTTTTCTCAGAATACATTGTGGTGCGTAGTGTTTTTTCGCTTTTTAGTCTGTATCTAATTCTTTCTTTTTCTCCTCAAACGCATCTAAACAATTTTCCAAAAAATTACCTTCGGAATGAACACATTCACAAAATTCATTTCCAATTGTTTCATATTTTGTATTATCATATTGTTTCTTACAGTCCTTCATTGAATTTCGGGGCATAATATCAAATCCCTTTAGGAAAATTAAAATTATAAGTACAAAAGTTGCCCCCACTCCACCAAAAAATAGAAAAGGAAATTTACTATTATATTTTTCAGGTTTCTTTACAATACCATAATCAGGTATTTTCTTAAAAGGCAATATGTACTTTAACCTATCATAGTTCCAAAAGAGTATGTACAAGTTTGCTAAAACCATGAGTGGTGAGGTAACAAAAGAACCCTCAAATCTCACTGCTAAAGACAGAATACATATATTAACTATTATTGGAAAATAAAGAAGTGCACCTAAAGTTACTGTGCGAGGTATTAAAAGTAGTATTGCTGCAAGAATTTGGGCAATTCCGATAAATGGATAGTAATAGCCTGTATGGTGTAGCGCAGTCAAATATGCCCCCATGGGATGAATTTCGGATAGACCACTTGCGAATTTTTCATCCATAACCTTCACTATTCCTGCAACAATAAAAGCATATGCTAAAATTATTCGACAAAAAATAGAGAAATACCAATACCATTTATTATGCTTGGCTTTTAAATAAAATTGATCAAATTTAGTTAAGTTGTTCAATTCAATTTCGTTTTTGGTTAGCTGTTCATAAGATATTCAATATAGTAATCTAATGAAAAATTAGCGGTTTTGTGCCAAACAGTAATATTCTGTTTTTGAACTTGAAATAACAATGTTTTTGCGTTATTTAAATATTCTTTTAATTGTATCCACGCATGCTCCCTTCCCTATTATTTCAGTGGTTAAATCAGGAGCAATGAAAACAACATTTTCGTGAAGTGCTAATTCAACTTTTTCAAAATCACGCTGCGTCCAACCTGTATTAAAAGATTCGATAAAATTTTCAATTTATTCCTTCATGGTATCGATTTTTAATGCCAAACAACATGTGTATTTACAACTGATTTAAATATTCTACTGTAGTTATACCGAATATGTGTGCAACTTATTTATTTCAAATATAATTTAAAACAATACACTGATAGTACGGGAAACTGTAACAGGCAATATTCCACTAAGAACCTTTAACGGTTAACAATTTATCATTTTTGAAGTGGGAAGTCTGTCAAGAACCAAAACCAAGAACCAAGAGCCAATAATGAAAGAGTAAGAAAATCGATTCACAATTCACAATTCACAATTCACAATTCACGATTCACGATTCACGATTCACGATTCACAATTCACGTCTCACGATTCAAGATTCACGTCTCACAACTCACAACTCACTTAATCTGCCTTTACCAATTCAATATTTAAGTAGGTGCCGTCAGCAATTGTCCTCACATTACCGTCTTGTGGGGTATCCGTAAAAATATAAACCTGCTCATAGGCACTAAAATGAACCATTTTGGTTAGGGTAGCCGACACCTTATCCCCATTCCCCATAAAAACGTAGGTCGCAGAGCCTGGAATAAAGTTAGAATTCCATCCTTTTGCAAGGCTGAACTTTATATTTAAATCGCTCCCCCCTGTTTTTTCTATTGCAACGGCATAGGTTACACGATATGTACCCGCTTTAATAAACTGAACATTATTTGAATTAACAGTAATATTCTCAGAAACAGCTGTTATTCCAAAATTAATTGGAGTCCATGGATCCAAATTTTGTGTATTTGAAGCATATATATCTGCATATGCTGTATTTCCCAATTGAGGATAGGATGTCCAAGTTGCATTTCCACTGGCGTCAGAAGTTAAAATCTTGCCCGCACCTTGGCTTCCATCTGCAATTTTAAGCGTTCCATTCTGCAGTTTTAAAGTCCCGTCTACTTTAATATTTCCCTTGACATCCAATTTTTCGGTAGGATTACTGGTTCCTATACCAACCTTAGTGGCATCCCAAGATGAAAGACTTAAATTATTTCCTAAAATTATTGTATTGGGATTGTTGGCTATGGAACCATTTCCTATTGCTACTGCATTTTGTGCACTCGCGTTTGAATTATTTCCCAAGGCAGAGCTGTTAGCGCCGGTTGAGATACTGCTTGTGCCTATTGCCACTGCATATTGCCCTGTTGCCTTGGAAGAGGTGCCTATTGCAGTACTATTTTCACCCGTTGCCTCGCTATTGGTGCCCACTGCCAGGGTATTGTTATTAGTGGAAGCTTTAGCATTTACGCCAATTGCCGTAGCCTGAAAACTTGATGCGGTAGCTGAATTACCCAGCGCAAGCGTGCTGTTGCTTGTTATGGCTTTTGCGTTATATCCTAAGGCCGCCGACTGAAAGCCCGAAGCGGTTGCTGAGGCACCCACTGCAGTAGCTTGATTGCTGTTTGCTGCGTTGGCGTTTGTACCTATTGCAATGGAGTTGTTTTCATTGGCCACTGCCCCATACCCCAGTGCCATCCCGCCGTGGGGATCAAATAATGCAAACCGACTGTTATTTACTTTAAAATTAAGCGCGATATAATTTGTAGTGCCTAAAAATTTGGTGCCATCCACATTATTTCCATTCAAAGACCAGCCATCGCTACCGCCCCCTGTACCGGATGAACCTGCAGAAATTGCATTCCAAGCACTGCCATTCCAGAAATAAAAACCTGGATTAAGATCGGCTGTTGTTGAGGTATTATAGACCAGAAGACTAACGGCTGGGTTTAACACAGTGCTATTGTCGCCAGAGCTCGTTAATGCCACTCGGGGAAAGAGCACTCCTTTATTACTGGCGGAAACATCAAGCATACTTGATGGGTCTGGAGAAGTGGTATTAATACCAACTTGTGAAAAACTTAAAAAGGAGAAAAAGAATAAGACGAAAAAGATGTAGGTAGTTTTCATTATAAATTTAATTGATTTGGGTGGTGCAAACGTACTATCCCTTATAAACTCATCTAAATCTTTTCGATATAACCATTTATAAAATCGTTAAAATGTTGATTTGGTTGATTTAGAAGCCTTTATACGTAAGAATATTCCTATATAATTTAGGTAGATGGAACGATTATAGCTTAGTATGGTAGCCTCCCATTAACTACCCATCCCTTTGAGAAACTATGGGCAAGCCACCGCTCAGGATAGGCCCGCGCTCAGGGTAAACTTTACTTATTCGAAATCGCTGGCGCATTTTAATTAATGAATAAATAATAATGAATAGAATTGCTACTTAAACTTTTAATTTTTTATTCTAATCTGAAATTATATATTTATTTAATAAAATCCCGAAACATGAATAAGCTCATAATCATAATATTTATCTTATTTGTCAATACCCCTCTATTTGCAAAATCTGGGAAAATTATTTTGACGGGGCAAATAAAGAACCACACCGAGACTGCCATTGCGATAAACCATATCGATAATAAAAAATTGGCTTCAGCAGAATTGGATGTCAATGGAAACTTCAGTATTTCAACAGAAATGGAAGAAGGCTATTATCTTCTTAATTATGGGAGAAATACAACCTACCTCTATCTCTACCCAAATGATAACCTAAAGCTTACTTTTGATGCCAATCTCTTTGAAAGCACACTCGCCTTTAGTGGAAAAGGGTCTGAAAGAAATAATTATCTGGCCAAAAAATCGGTTGTAGAAGCTGAACTTACACAAGACTTGGAAACATTTTACAAGGTAGATGAAGCCACCTATCTTTCAAATATTGAACGTGTTAAAAATACACTATCCGCCTCCCTCGATCAGTATGATGTTGAAACTTATTTTAAAAAAGAGGAAATCAAAAGTTTGGAATACGCACGCCTCTTAAGAATTCAGAACTACACCTCCAATTATAAATTCTATATAGGCGAAACGATTACTCCCTCAGCAGATTTTTACAAACCCATTCAAAACTTAGATGTAAAGGACACCAAAGCATACAAAACGCAGCCCTATTATCGCTATATTGTTAATTCAGTATGGAGTGACCGTATTGAAGCAGCTTCCGGCGTAGATGCCATGTTGGATGTTTTCCGAAAGGTACCATCAAAAGAGCTGGCGACGAGTCTGGTTAATGGATTCTATTCCGATATTTCCACCAATAAGGAACGTTCCAAAGATTATCTGGACCTTATCAAACGAATTACAAATCAAGAGCGCTTTATAGAAGCTGCAGAAAAAAGATATGCCGAAACTTTGATGGCCAACACATTACAGGAAGGCGATATTTCACCTGATTTCAGTTATGAAAGCTTAGAGGGCAGTAACGTTAACCTAAGCGATCTCAAGGGCAACTACGTTTATATTGATATCTGGGCCACTTGGTGCTCCCCCTGTATTAAACAAGTGCCCTATCTGAAGGAACTGGAAAAACGCTATCACGATAAAAAAATAGTTTTTGTAAGCATTTCAGTAGATAAAGCTGATTTTAAGAATGCATGGAAACAAATGATTGCCGATAAACAATTGGGTGGACTCCAACTTTTTGCTGATAAGTCCTTTGACAGTGATTTTATGGATGCCTATGCAGTAAACTCCATTCCTCGTTTTATCTTGATCGATCCGGAAGGCAAAATACTCGATCCGGCAGCACCCCAACCTTCTTTTGCAAAAACAAACACACTCTTGGATAGGTTATTAAATTAAGTTTTAATGATTCCCTATTTAGTGTATTTCAAATTTACTCGAACACCTTTGTTTTCGTATTAATTGAAATTCTGCACTCAGGTCCCTGAGTGGCCGATGAAGGAGGCTGTATCGAAGGTACCGGCCTCGCGAATGACAGTTTTACAAAATATCAAAAGCCTTCCTCGAACAGCCTGCCCTGCGCAGGCGAAGGGTCTTTGCGAAGGAGCGACCCAAGGAGCGACTGAAGCAATCTGCCCAGGGGTGGTTACAATCATGATAACAAGTAGCCTCATGAGATTAACTCCGTTGAATCTTCGATTTGCCACGCTGCGCTCGCAATGACGGTTTTGTTCATCATTGGTACCGTCATTGCGAAGGAGCGACCCCAAGGAGCGACTGAAGCAATCTGCCCAGGGGTGGTTACAATCATGATAACAAGTAGCCTCATGAGATTAACTCCGTTGAATCTTCGATTTGCCACGCTGCGCTCGCAATGACGGTTTTGTTCATCATTGGTACCGTCATTGCGAAGGAGCGACCCCAAGGAGCGACTGAAGCAATCTGCCCAGGTGTGGTTACAATCATGATAACAAGTAGCCTCATGAGATTAACTCCGTTGAATCTTCGATTTG
The Aequorivita iocasae genome window above contains:
- a CDS encoding T9SS type A sorting domain-containing protein — encoded protein: MKTRILLLSLFLSLALTTNAQDGTYDPSFNQGSGFSGFVYVIKVLPNQKIMAGGEFSLYNNTPVSNLVRLNNDGTLDDTFVTGTGFNNDVYAMAVQADGKIIVAGQFTEYNGQPVQRVVRLLADGTLDTDFNTANAADDSVYGILLQPDGKIILYGYFEAYNSQLYKGIVRLNTDGSIDTSFNTGTGTDNEVLAAVLQDDGKVVIGGYFTQYNGIQQNRIARINPNGSLDTSFNTGTGADEEIRALGLQSDGKLLVGGFLNTFNGTAVPRIARLQPDGSLDATFNPGSGTQGIIYNFLMLEGDYSFATGSFPSYDGTAYSGIVRLSPDGSVDSSFDPGTGLSGSMQIGVTTALQADGKLLTGGLFTAYDNNSVGSIVRISNSMLGTPTDISQETNIVLYPIPVTDVLQIENNTHLPLQSVTVYDITGRKVFSKALGKTASSGIDLSTLTAGSYLCSITDGNRVWNKHFIKE
- a CDS encoding DoxX family protein, yielding MNNLTKFDQFYLKAKHNKWYWYFSIFCRIILAYAFIVAGIVKVMDEKFASGLSEIHPMGAYLTALHHTGYYYPFIGIAQILAAILLLIPRTVTLGALLYFPIIVNICILSLAVRFEGSFVTSPLMVLANLYILFWNYDRLKYILPFKKIPDYGIVKKPEKYNSKFPFLFFGGVGATFVLIILIFLKGFDIMPRNSMKDCKKQYDNTKYETIGNEFCECVHSEGNFLENCLDAFEEKKKELDTD
- a CDS encoding TlpA family protein disulfide reductase, whose amino-acid sequence is MNKLIIIIFILFVNTPLFAKSGKIILTGQIKNHTETAIAINHIDNKKLASAELDVNGNFSISTEMEEGYYLLNYGRNTTYLYLYPNDNLKLTFDANLFESTLAFSGKGSERNNYLAKKSVVEAELTQDLETFYKVDEATYLSNIERVKNTLSASLDQYDVETYFKKEEIKSLEYARLLRIQNYTSNYKFYIGETITPSADFYKPIQNLDVKDTKAYKTQPYYRYIVNSVWSDRIEAASGVDAMLDVFRKVPSKELATSLVNGFYSDISTNKERSKDYLDLIKRITNQERFIEAAEKRYAETLMANTLQEGDISPDFSYESLEGSNVNLSDLKGNYVYIDIWATWCSPCIKQVPYLKELEKRYHDKKIVFVSISVDKADFKNAWKQMIADKQLGGLQLFADKSFDSDFMDAYAVNSIPRFILIDPEGKILDPAAPQPSFAKTNTLLDRLLN